In Prosthecobacter sp., the genomic window GCGCCCTCATTTCCAATCCCGCCGACCTCAAACCGTCCACCGCCTGGAACGAGACGGTCTGGGCTTACACGAGCGAGGAGGAACTCGTCGATCACACCACGAAGGCGCGTCTCTGCGTGGCCACGCTGCTGCCCTTCAAGGACAAGAAGCCCGACTGGGACGGCTTCAACAAGAGCGTGCGCTGGATGCAGCAGTGCGCCGCGCATTACGGCGTCGAGATGGTCTTCGTGCTCAATGCGGACACCGGTTACATCTTCGATCTCGACAACGACCTCTACGCCGAGGTACTGAAGCGATTCCGCGCCGAGTTTCCCGAGCAGCGCTTCATCGCCGGCGTCACCGCACGCGGTGCGGAGAACGACAGCGCCTTCAAAGCGGAGCGCTACTGGCCGCTGCTCGACATCGCGCAGGAGCACGACAACTGCGAGATGATGATCATGACCAGCAAGCTGCTCAACACGCTGGAAAACGAGCCACGACGCGATGCCTACTTCCAAATCGCCGAGCATCTCATCCGCCCCGGCATCGCGCATGCGCTGGAGCCGTCCTTCGTGTCGTGGGCCACGCCGTTTGATCCGTGGCTGTTCCATGAGATCGCCGTGCATCCGGCCTATGTCGGCGGCAAGGTCAGCACGCTCGACGAGCCACACTTCCATTATTGGGCCGCCATGTGCAAAGGCTTGAACCTGCCCTTCTCACCGCACAGCGGCGACGACTACGGCATCGCCACCGCCATCAAGCTCGGCCTGCCGCTGCTCATCGGCGCGGGCGTGAGCGCCTGCCCGCTCATCTGCGCCGCCCGCGACATGTGGCTGCTCGACAGCGTCGCCGACAAGCAATTCAAAACCGGCACCGGCCGCTTCGACACACGCGTGTACAAGCTCTTCGAAGCCTTCCAATCCTTCGAAGACCTCGTCTTCCGCCTCGACGACCGCATGAGCGCCTCGCCCTACAAGCACAGCACCGCGCACGTTCTCCATCAACTCGGCCTCATCGCCGCTCCTGAAGCACATCCCGCCTGCAAAGACCTGCGCGGAGCCGACGAAGCCCAGCGCATGGAAGAAGCGATGAGAAGGCCGAAACGTCTCGCGAAGAAGCTGGGGATTCCGTTTTTTGGGGGGGAGTAGTCAGCAACTCAAAGCCTATCAAAGTCACACTGTGGGTAACGCGTTTTTAGCTTCTGTCGCAGCTCTTCGAGATGTTTGATAAAAACACCTGTTTCTGATTGCCAACGCGAAAACGCAGGCCTGTGCCTTGCTAGGATTGATTCGAGCTCTTGTTGTTGTGCGGGTGCCAATCCTAGGCGCGTAATTGCCTCTCCAAAATCTCCTCCAAACTGATCTTGAGTGCGATTCAGCCCATACAAACGGCCAATGAATGCAAGAACCTCAACCTTGGCGGACAATTCCCGGGCTTCAGCCTCCATAGCCCCCATGGCCTTTTGGGCTTCGACGAGCGCTTGTATATAAGATCTTAAAAGGGACGCAAATTCGGCATCCACATTTGGCATCCTTGCTATCTCAGAAGATCGCAAGATTGCGAAGCGAACACTTTCACTTGGAGAAGGAAATTGTGTCTTCCTAAGGTTGTCAATCATCTGTAAAAGTTCCTGGAATGCAGAATGAGTCGCCTGTGCTTGCACCGGTTCGCCTGATGGATTGGCTACGTCGTTCTTTGAACGTGTCCCCATCATGGTTCCAACTAGTCCAACAAGCAGAAGCAAGCCCACCACGGTCTTTCCAATCAGCGAATAACAACCGCTGTCTTTGTTTTCTACGGTTACGGGTTGCGGCTGCACGGGCGCAATGTCATTTTTCTTCAAAGGAACTATTGGGGGCCACTCCATTGCCTGTGTTTTGACAACGGGGGCTGGGTTACTGGAATAAAAAACTGCCTGCACATCCCCAAAGCCTACTCGATCCCCATCATTGAGGCTGGCTTCCTCAATTTGGGCACCGTTCACCCGCGT contains:
- a CDS encoding FHA domain-containing protein, whose product is MAHLFFYTGDGTTIVHDLKHDATTIGRHPQSIVMLTHNSVSGHHAVIRKHGSKFDIQDLSSSNGTRVNGAQIEEASLNDGDRVGFGDVQAVFYSSNPAPVVKTQAMEWPPIVPLKKNDIAPVQPQPVTVENKDSGCYSLIGKTVVGLLLLVGLVGTMMGTRSKNDVANPSGEPVQAQATHSAFQELLQMIDNLRKTQFPSPSESVRFAILRSSEIARMPNVDAEFASLLRSYIQALVEAQKAMGAMEAEARELSAKVEVLAFIGRLYGLNRTQDQFGGDFGEAITRLGLAPAQQQELESILARHRPAFSRWQSETGVFIKHLEELRQKLKTRYPQCDFDRL